The window TCGCCGCGCTGGAGTCCGGCCGTCCCGTCGGCGGGCCCGATCCTGGCCCAGCTAGTGCCGGTCTTCCAGGTCCACCTGCCGCACCAGCCGGCGGAAGCGCCGTTTCGTCTGCCACCGCCGGTACCAGGCCAGCGGGCTCAGGGTGGGCCCGTCCCGCCGGATGGCCCGCCGCCCGCGCCCGCCCCGTGACCACCCGACCCGCCAGGTGGCCGGGTCTACCCGCCCCGTCGCCGACGCCCAGGCGACGCCGGGCCCGGCCAGCGCGAACAGCCCCAGGGGGAAGGGGAAGCTGAAGAAGACCAGCGCCGTAGCCCCCACGGCGATCCAGCGGAACTGCACCGGGAGGACGAAGAAGAGGAGGGCCTGCTCGTAGGGGCGCAGCGCCCCCCAGGCCACGATGGTGCCGGCGAGGGGCAGCCACAGCCCCGCCAGCCCCACGCCCCGGCCGAGCAGCGCGGCGCCGAGCCCGAGAGCCGCCGCCGGCGCGGCCGTCGCCATCGCCAGGAAGGTCAGGTAGCGGACGCGGCCCCATGACCGCTCCAGGCTGCCGGCGAACATCCAGAAGACGTACAGGCCCACGAGCAGCCAGAGCGGGTGGCCGGCGCCGACCAGTGCGTAGGTGAGCAGGGTCCACGGGCGGGGCAGCGCCTCCCAGGTGTGGAAGACGAGCGCGTCGAGGGGTCCGCCGGCGCCGACGAAGGCCAGGAGGAAGGTGGCGGCGTTGGCCAGCAGGATGGCCCAGGTGACGGGGACGCCGCCGGGCAGGCCGGCCAGGAAGGAAGAAGAACGGGCCGTCACGGTGCGGGGATCGTCCGGACGGGGTTGTGGCGGTGGGGCGCCGTCCGCCAGGGGAGGTCGGGACCGGCCCGCCAGGCGCAGGGTTCCGCCTGCACGAGCCGCCCGCCTCCGGGGCGGTGGGGGGCGCGATCGCGTTCGATCGGGGCGCGCGGTGCGTCCTCCACAGGGTCCACCTTCCGTGCGAGGGTTCTCAGCCGTACCAGGGTGCCCGATGCGCTTCCAGCGTAGCAGACCGCGCGCCGCCCGACCCGCCGCCCGCGCCCAGGCCCGGGCGGGTCGCCCCGGTGATGTTGTCTTGCTAACATAAGTGAGCTTTGTTAGCATCACGGGAGGGAGGTGTGGTCATGGCCCGAGGGACGACGCTCTACCTGCGCGGGCTCCCCGAGCCCCTGGTGCGTGAGGCGAAGGCGACGGCAGCCCGCCGCGGGGTGACGCTGGCGGCACTGGTGGCCGAGGCCCTGCAGCAGGTGGTCGGCGCGCCGCCCGCCGGTGCCGCGGCTGCCTCCGGCGCAGCCGCAGGCGTGGCCGAGAGCATGCGCTGGTTCGAGGCGAACCGCCGCCGCCTGCTGCGCCGCTACCGCGACCAGTACGTGGCCATCGACCGGGGCCGCGTCATCGACCACGACCGCGACTTCGACGCGCTGGCGCGCCGGGTCTTCGCCCGGGTGGGCACGCGCCCGGTCTTCATGCCCAAGGTGACGGCGGAGGAGCGGGTCGTCGCGGTCCCCTCGCCCCGGCTGGTCGGCGCCTAGCCGATGGCGCGCCCGCCGCGGCAGCCTGGTCGGCGCTGGCCCGCCCCACCCGACGCCTTCCCCTACGACGCCCGCCGCAGTCCGCCGGCTCCCGTGCTCCCGGTACGCCTGGGACCGCCGCGCACCGAGCCGGCCACGGCGGTGGCGGC of the Armatimonadota bacterium genome contains:
- a CDS encoding DUF1751 domain-containing protein, with translation MTARSSSFLAGLPGGVPVTWAILLANAATFLLAFVGAGGPLDALVFHTWEALPRPWTLLTYALVGAGHPLWLLVGLYVFWMFAGSLERSWGRVRYLTFLAMATAAPAAALGLGAALLGRGVGLAGLWLPLAGTIVAWGALRPYEQALLFFVLPVQFRWIAVGATALVFFSFPFPLGLFALAGPGVAWASATGRVDPATWRVGWSRGGRGRRAIRRDGPTLSPLAWYRRWQTKRRFRRLVRQVDLEDRH
- a CDS encoding DUF5678 domain-containing protein yields the protein MARGTTLYLRGLPEPLVREAKATAARRGVTLAALVAEALQQVVGAPPAGAAAASGAAAGVAESMRWFEANRRRLLRRYRDQYVAIDRGRVIDHDRDFDALARRVFARVGTRPVFMPKVTAEERVVAVPSPRLVGA